One Sodalis praecaptivus DNA segment encodes these proteins:
- a CDS encoding EscV/YscV/HrcV family type III secretion system export apparatus protein, with product MSGSVTDGLKQNRWLAACRGRQDIILALMLLIAIVMIVLPLPTFMVDILIAINITFSVILLLIAIYINDPLDLSVFPSLLLITTLYRLSLTISTTRLVLLQHNAGSIVEAFGRFVVGGNLTVGLVIFFIITIVQFIVITKGTERVAEVSARFSLDGMPGKQMSIDGDLRAGVIDAVQARQLRQQVQQESRFLGAMDGAMKFVKGDAIAGIIVVLVNIIGGIIIGIVQHGMAMGEALQTYSVLSIGDGLCGQIPSLLISLSAGIIVTRVPGEKRQNLAGEVSMQLGKQPQALMLTAVILVLFALIPGFPFIDFFMLALLSALPCLLIWQRRRRESGAGPAAQKASAGDVMRPGACPLMLRIAPSLNTPSLTQEIDALRWSLFENYGVPLPEITIVLEPAQPRAAMTLLLYQEPVFSQVMPEPPFCLALGIADDLGGETVALPDGMGQITWLPAEMAALARERGLRVAAQEGCLSALLRRVLVRYMAEFIGVQEARYLMDAMEAHYAELVKELQRQLPISKITETLQRLVAEGVSIRDLRLIFGTLIEWAPREKDVLMLTEYVRIALRRHLLHRLKPQGEPLRVVRIGEGIENLIRESIRQTALGTYAALSPAQNHRILTLIADALAPLGEVCVVTSVDARRFLRRIIETFRHDIPVLSWQELGTECEIQVLAALDLSAEELVVDDL from the coding sequence ATGTCGGGGAGCGTAACCGACGGGCTGAAACAAAACCGCTGGCTGGCCGCCTGCCGCGGGCGGCAGGACATCATTCTGGCGCTGATGCTGCTCATCGCGATTGTGATGATCGTTCTGCCGCTGCCCACCTTCATGGTGGATATTCTTATCGCGATCAATATCACTTTCTCGGTGATTTTGCTGTTGATCGCTATCTACATTAACGATCCGCTCGATCTGTCGGTGTTTCCTTCGCTACTGCTGATTACCACGCTTTACCGTTTATCCCTGACGATAAGCACCACCCGGCTGGTGCTGTTGCAGCATAACGCGGGCAGCATCGTCGAGGCGTTCGGCCGCTTTGTGGTGGGCGGCAATTTAACGGTCGGGCTGGTTATTTTTTTCATCATTACCATTGTGCAGTTCATTGTCATTACCAAGGGTACCGAACGCGTGGCGGAAGTGAGCGCGCGTTTTTCCCTTGACGGCATGCCCGGCAAACAGATGAGTATCGACGGTGATTTACGCGCCGGGGTTATCGATGCGGTCCAGGCGCGCCAGCTGCGCCAACAGGTGCAGCAGGAGAGCCGTTTCCTGGGCGCAATGGACGGTGCGATGAAGTTTGTCAAAGGGGACGCCATCGCCGGCATCATCGTGGTGCTGGTCAATATTATCGGCGGCATCATCATCGGCATCGTGCAGCACGGTATGGCGATGGGCGAGGCGTTGCAGACCTACAGCGTGCTGTCAATCGGCGATGGCCTCTGCGGGCAAATCCCCTCGTTGCTTATCTCGCTAAGCGCCGGGATTATTGTTACGCGGGTCCCCGGCGAAAAGCGCCAGAATCTGGCCGGCGAAGTCTCTATGCAACTGGGTAAACAGCCGCAGGCGCTGATGCTTACCGCGGTGATCCTAGTGCTGTTCGCGCTGATCCCGGGTTTCCCTTTTATCGATTTCTTTATGCTGGCGCTGCTGTCGGCGCTGCCTTGCCTACTTATCTGGCAACGTCGTCGCCGTGAGTCGGGCGCGGGGCCTGCCGCGCAGAAGGCGAGTGCGGGGGACGTCATGCGGCCGGGGGCCTGTCCGCTGATGTTGCGGATTGCGCCCTCTCTCAATACCCCCTCGCTGACGCAGGAAATCGACGCGCTACGCTGGTCGCTGTTTGAAAACTACGGCGTCCCGCTACCGGAAATCACCATTGTGCTGGAGCCGGCGCAGCCGCGGGCGGCGATGACGCTGCTGCTGTATCAAGAGCCGGTGTTTAGCCAGGTTATGCCGGAGCCGCCGTTTTGCCTCGCGTTGGGTATTGCCGACGATCTGGGCGGTGAGACGGTCGCGTTGCCGGACGGTATGGGGCAGATAACCTGGCTGCCGGCCGAGATGGCGGCGCTGGCGCGCGAACGCGGGCTCAGGGTCGCCGCGCAAGAGGGCTGCCTGTCCGCGCTGTTGCGTCGGGTGCTGGTCCGCTATATGGCGGAATTTATCGGCGTGCAGGAAGCGCGCTATCTAATGGACGCCATGGAGGCCCATTACGCCGAGCTGGTCAAAGAGCTGCAGCGCCAGTTGCCTATCAGCAAAATTACCGAAACGCTGCAACGTCTGGTGGCGGAGGGAGTCTCCATTCGCGATTTACGCTTGATTTTCGGCACGCTGATTGAATGGGCGCCGCGGGAAAAAGACGTCCTGATGCTGACCGAATATGTGCGTATTGCCCTGCGGCGGCATCTTCTCCACCGGCTGAAGCCGCAGGGGGAGCCGCTACGGGTGGTGCGTATCGGCGAAGGCATTGAAAACCTGATCCGTGAATCCATACGGCAAACCGCCCTCGGCACCTATGCCGCGCTGAGCCCGGCGCAAAATCACCGTATTCTGACGCTGATAGCCGATGCGCTGGCGCCGCTGGGGGAGGTTTGCGTGGTGACCTCGGTGGACGCGCGCCGTTTCCTGCGCCGGATCATCGAGACGTTTCGACACGATATTCCGGTACTGTCCTGGCAGGAATTGGGGACGGAATGTGAGATACAGGTACTGGCGGCCCTTGATCTGAGCGCTGAGGAGTTGGTTGTTGACGACCTGTGA
- a CDS encoding EscN/YscN/HrcN family type III secretion system ATPase: MTTCDPRLAAALRQRLTPKGDPPDGYRLTGTLLQIGATLLRARLPGAMMGEVCRLLPTGGQAEVVGIEGDDVLLSPYGATDGLSYGQPVQPLRRRQRAPVGGGLLGRVIDGLGKALDDGPDPEGPWRELDALPPPPLSRQRIARPLLSGIRAIDSLLTCGEGQRIGIFAAAGGGKSTLLSMLSACPDCDVTVLALIGERGREVREFLEQTLDAEARRRCITIVATSDRPALERVRALSLATTVAEAFRDRGKRVLLLADSLTRYARAGREIALAAGESCVGSSYPPAVFAALPRLLERAGMGTVGSITAFYTVLVEGDDINEPLADEVRSLLDGHIVLSRRLAEGGHFPAIDVLGSLSRIMPSIVSEAHLSLAAALRQLLSVYREVELLVRVGEYQRGDDPLADQAVDAYPAICAFLQQRETASCDLDALQQQLMRLTGKRC; this comes from the coding sequence TTGACGACCTGTGACCCGCGCCTGGCGGCGGCGCTCAGGCAACGCTTGACCCCGAAGGGCGATCCCCCCGACGGCTATCGCTTAACCGGTACGCTACTGCAAATTGGCGCCACGCTGCTGCGCGCCCGCCTGCCGGGGGCGATGATGGGGGAAGTTTGCCGGCTGTTGCCCACGGGCGGGCAGGCGGAGGTGGTGGGTATCGAAGGGGATGATGTGTTGCTATCGCCTTACGGGGCAACGGACGGTCTGAGCTACGGCCAACCGGTGCAGCCGCTGCGCCGTCGCCAGCGCGCGCCGGTGGGCGGCGGCTTGCTCGGCCGGGTGATCGACGGCTTGGGCAAGGCGCTGGACGACGGGCCCGATCCCGAGGGACCCTGGCGGGAGCTGGATGCCTTGCCGCCGCCGCCGCTGTCGCGCCAGCGGATCGCCCGGCCGCTGCTGAGCGGTATTCGCGCCATCGATAGTCTGTTGACCTGCGGCGAGGGGCAACGCATCGGCATTTTCGCCGCCGCGGGCGGCGGTAAGAGCACGCTGTTATCGATGCTGAGCGCGTGCCCTGACTGCGACGTCACGGTCCTGGCGCTCATCGGCGAGCGCGGCCGGGAAGTGCGCGAGTTTCTTGAACAAACGCTGGACGCCGAAGCCAGGCGGCGCTGCATCACTATCGTTGCGACCTCGGACCGGCCGGCGCTGGAGCGCGTACGCGCGCTCTCGCTGGCCACGACCGTTGCCGAAGCGTTTCGCGACAGGGGAAAACGGGTGTTGCTGCTGGCCGACTCTCTGACGCGCTATGCGCGCGCCGGTCGGGAAATTGCGCTGGCCGCCGGCGAGTCCTGCGTGGGCAGCAGTTATCCGCCGGCGGTGTTTGCGGCGCTACCCCGGTTGCTGGAGCGTGCCGGCATGGGGACGGTTGGCAGCATCACCGCCTTCTATACCGTACTGGTGGAAGGGGACGACATCAATGAGCCACTGGCCGACGAGGTCCGCTCCCTGCTGGATGGGCATATTGTGTTATCCCGGCGCCTGGCGGAAGGCGGCCACTTCCCGGCGATCGATGTCTTGGGAAGCTTAAGCCGCATCATGCCGTCGATCGTCAGCGAGGCGCATCTATCGCTGGCGGCGGCGCTGCGTCAATTGCTGTCGGTTTACCGCGAGGTGGAGTTACTGGTGCGGGTCGGCGAGTACCAGCGCGGCGATGATCCGCTGGCGGATCAGGCGGTAGACGCTTATCCCGCCATCTGCGCTTTTTTACAACAACGGGAGACGGCGTCATGCGACCTCGATGCTCTGCAGCAGCAACTTATGCGGCTGACCGGAAAAAGGTGTTGA
- a CDS encoding YscQ/HrcQ family type III secretion apparatus protein, with the protein MLSLAPEEQPLAERLMPGGGTVGATALRLQPWPARAEGVIITLDADGALCDLWLPTAVWQGWCETVLGTADWTAIAEPLMASIVAWGLSPLLTAAELTLSPWTPPRPCSVLGRHLTATFSWCVEQQAFQGVLMALPACVWRRLAAAVTPATRIADASFPLRAALSIGGSDLTLKELRQLGPGAGIRLHTAGCPQAGKYALILPGGAVLRITWKGEETMEIDALMQDIAVQLEQDAAQDAPPEGADPAAGDDGVAQPLPPAATLHLDTLPQRVRVDVGQVTLSVGALRQLSAGDVVPVTGRFSPYAILRLQDKILGQGELIRCEGALLVRITRWYLTDAKADQANTG; encoded by the coding sequence GTGCTGAGCCTGGCGCCTGAGGAGCAGCCGCTGGCCGAGAGGCTGATGCCCGGCGGCGGTACTGTAGGCGCTACGGCGCTGCGGCTGCAGCCGTGGCCGGCGCGCGCGGAGGGAGTCATCATCACTCTTGACGCCGATGGTGCACTCTGTGACCTGTGGCTACCGACGGCGGTATGGCAGGGCTGGTGTGAAACCGTGCTGGGCACGGCCGATTGGACGGCGATCGCCGAACCGCTGATGGCGTCGATTGTCGCCTGGGGCCTCTCGCCGTTGCTAACGGCGGCGGAACTGACGCTGTCGCCGTGGACGCCGCCCCGACCGTGCAGCGTCCTGGGTCGGCACCTGACCGCCACCTTTTCCTGGTGCGTCGAGCAGCAGGCCTTTCAAGGGGTGTTAATGGCATTGCCGGCGTGCGTATGGCGCAGGCTGGCCGCCGCAGTGACTCCCGCGACGCGGATTGCCGACGCATCGTTCCCGCTCAGGGCGGCGCTGAGTATCGGCGGGAGTGATCTGACGCTTAAAGAGCTGCGCCAGCTTGGGCCGGGCGCGGGAATACGACTACATACCGCGGGCTGCCCGCAGGCGGGGAAATATGCGTTAATCCTGCCCGGGGGCGCGGTATTACGCATTACCTGGAAAGGGGAAGAGACCATGGAAATAGACGCGCTAATGCAGGATATCGCGGTGCAGCTGGAGCAGGACGCAGCCCAGGATGCCCCGCCGGAGGGTGCGGATCCGGCGGCAGGCGATGACGGTGTAGCTCAGCCACTACCGCCCGCCGCCACGCTTCACCTTGATACGCTACCGCAGCGGGTGCGGGTAGACGTGGGACAGGTGACGCTGTCGGTGGGTGCGCTGCGCCAGCTTTCCGCCGGAGATGTCGTACCGGTCACCGGCCGGTTTTCGCCTTACGCCATCCTGCGTCTACAGGATAAGATCCTGGGCCAGGGGGAACTCATTCGCTGCGAAGGCGCTCTGCTGGTGCGCATCACCCGCTGGTATCTTACTGATGCCAAAGCGGATCAGGCCAATACCGGATAG
- the sctR gene encoding type III secretion system export apparatus subunit SctR, whose amino-acid sequence MSLPDSPWQLIILLVVLSLLPLAVVMGTSFLKLAVVLSILRNALGIQQVPPNMALYGLALIMSLFIMAPTALAVKAQWHPVAAPGDPPWASGYDGKALGPYRQFLRRNADEKEIRYFHNLIAKTWPEEARRQVRPDSLLILLPAFTVSQLSQAFRIGLLIYLPFLAIDLLVSNVLLAMGMMMVSPMTISLPFKLLIFLLAGGWDLILSQLVQSFS is encoded by the coding sequence ATGTCATTACCTGACTCGCCCTGGCAGTTGATCATTCTGCTGGTGGTCCTTTCCCTACTGCCGCTGGCGGTGGTGATGGGCACTTCATTTCTGAAACTGGCGGTGGTGTTATCAATTTTGCGCAATGCGCTGGGGATCCAACAGGTGCCACCCAACATGGCGCTGTACGGCCTGGCGCTTATCATGTCGCTGTTCATCATGGCCCCGACGGCCTTAGCGGTCAAAGCCCAATGGCATCCGGTCGCCGCGCCCGGCGACCCGCCATGGGCGAGCGGTTACGACGGCAAAGCGCTGGGCCCTTATCGCCAGTTTTTACGCCGCAATGCCGATGAGAAAGAAATTCGCTATTTCCACAACCTGATAGCCAAGACCTGGCCGGAAGAGGCGCGCCGGCAGGTCAGGCCGGACTCGCTGCTCATCCTGCTGCCGGCGTTTACCGTCAGCCAGCTCAGTCAGGCTTTTCGCATCGGCCTGCTGATTTATCTGCCGTTCCTCGCCATCGACCTACTGGTGTCCAATGTACTATTGGCGATGGGAATGATGATGGTCTCGCCGATGACGATTTCACTGCCGTTCAAGCTCTTGATTTTCCTGCTGGCGGGCGGTTGGGACTTGATTCTCTCGCAGCTGGTGCAGAGCTTTTCATGA
- a CDS encoding EscS/YscS/HrcS family type III secretion system export apparatus protein, translating to MNDAALTHLVTQLMWIVLITSLPVVLVASAVGILVSLFQALTQIQDQTLQFMIKLLAVAITLMASYPWLGGILLGYTRQVLLQIGVRGG from the coding sequence ATGAACGACGCCGCCCTGACCCATTTGGTGACCCAACTGATGTGGATTGTGCTAATCACCTCTTTACCGGTGGTGCTGGTGGCGTCCGCCGTCGGTATTCTGGTCAGCCTGTTTCAGGCGTTAACGCAAATTCAGGATCAGACCCTGCAATTCATGATAAAGCTGCTGGCGGTGGCGATAACCCTTATGGCTAGTTATCCCTGGCTCGGCGGGATCTTGCTGGGCTATACGCGCCAGGTCTTGCTGCAAATCGGCGTGCGCGGCGGATGA
- a CDS encoding EscT/YscT/HrcT family type III secretion system export apparatus protein — protein MIALTDGVVTVAFTLIRPLGLTLLFPLLNTRSLGTALIRNSVLLALMVPVLPLVHEQAAQLRGWGWLQQLPGELLIGVILGFCAAIPFWAVDMAGFLIDTLRGATMGSVYNPAMAMQTSLFGLLFSQFLCALFFLGGGINLLLSALYDSYRAFPPGTTLALDHRLFDFILMQWQLLYRLCLSFSLPAVLSMILADLALGLINRSARQLNVFFLSMPIKSALALLLLLLSLPYAFHHYLRETETLYPSLSAGWLRHE, from the coding sequence ATGATTGCGCTAACCGACGGGGTAGTGACGGTGGCGTTCACGCTGATTCGTCCCCTTGGCCTGACATTGCTGTTCCCGCTGCTCAATACCCGCAGTCTCGGGACCGCTCTGATAAGAAATAGCGTGCTGCTGGCGCTGATGGTGCCCGTCCTGCCGCTGGTGCATGAGCAGGCGGCGCAGCTGCGCGGCTGGGGTTGGCTGCAACAACTGCCGGGGGAGCTGCTTATCGGCGTCATCCTCGGATTTTGCGCCGCCATTCCCTTCTGGGCGGTGGATATGGCGGGTTTTCTTATCGATACCTTGCGCGGCGCCACGATGGGATCCGTATATAATCCGGCTATGGCGATGCAGACCTCGCTGTTTGGCCTGTTATTCAGCCAATTTTTATGCGCGCTGTTCTTCCTTGGGGGCGGCATAAATCTGTTGCTCAGCGCGCTGTACGACTCCTATCGCGCCTTCCCGCCGGGCACCACGCTGGCGCTAGACCACAGGCTGTTTGATTTCATTCTGATGCAGTGGCAATTGCTCTATCGTCTGTGCCTGAGTTTTTCCCTGCCGGCGGTGCTCAGTATGATATTGGCGGATCTGGCGCTCGGCTTGATCAATCGCTCCGCACGGCAGTTGAATGTCTTTTTCTTATCGATGCCGATCAAAAGCGCGTTGGCGCTGTTACTCCTGCTGCTGTCTTTGCCTTATGCATTCCATCATTATCTGCGCGAGACGGAAACGCTTTACCCGTCCTTAAGCGCAGGGTGGTTGCGGCATGAGTGA
- a CDS encoding EscU/YscU/HrcU family type III secretion system export apparatus switch protein translates to MSEKTEKPTEKRRRDGRKEGQVIKSNEITSGAQLAVILLFWHLFAEAVLERVSALIILSINLINRPFIFALNQLMHVVLSSAGLMFALFGGMLALATVGSVLLQVGVVLASKAVGIKGRRINPVSNLKQIFSLHSLIELCKSMGKVVALTLIFAGLFYFYAPTFQALPFCNSRCALPLFSTFIRWMWFGLIGFYIVLGILDYAFQAHNTLKQQRMSKEEVKQEYKDAEGDPYMKRRRYEMQHEIQSGSLAHNVKRSAVVIRNPTHIAICLGYHPQEMPVPRVLDKGMAGRAGQIVDLAQRAAVPVVENIPLARALFQHVGCGDRIPEALFEPVAALLRMVLEIDYECDEKTVKS, encoded by the coding sequence ATGAGTGAAAAAACCGAGAAGCCGACCGAAAAGCGACGACGCGACGGCCGTAAAGAAGGGCAGGTGATAAAAAGCAATGAAATTACCTCGGGCGCTCAACTGGCGGTAATCCTCCTTTTCTGGCATCTGTTTGCCGAGGCGGTGCTGGAACGCGTCTCGGCGCTGATTATTCTGTCCATAAACCTGATTAATCGCCCTTTTATTTTTGCTTTGAACCAGCTAATGCATGTTGTACTGTCGTCGGCCGGATTGATGTTTGCGCTGTTCGGCGGTATGTTAGCGCTGGCCACCGTTGGCAGTGTGCTGCTGCAGGTTGGGGTCGTCCTGGCCAGCAAAGCCGTGGGCATCAAGGGGCGGCGTATAAATCCGGTCAGCAATTTAAAACAAATTTTTTCACTGCATAGCCTCATAGAATTGTGCAAATCAATGGGCAAAGTGGTGGCATTGACGCTGATTTTCGCCGGCTTGTTCTATTTTTATGCACCAACGTTTCAGGCGTTGCCGTTTTGCAATAGCCGCTGCGCATTGCCGCTGTTTTCCACCTTCATCCGCTGGATGTGGTTTGGCTTAATCGGCTTTTATATTGTTCTTGGCATACTCGATTATGCATTCCAGGCCCATAACACGCTGAAACAGCAAAGAATGAGCAAAGAAGAGGTGAAACAGGAATATAAAGACGCAGAAGGCGACCCCTACATGAAACGTCGCCGCTACGAAATGCAGCATGAAATTCAAAGCGGAAGTTTGGCGCATAATGTAAAACGCTCGGCGGTGGTGATACGTAATCCGACCCATATTGCGATATGCCTGGGATACCATCCCCAAGAGATGCCGGTGCCGCGCGTGCTGGATAAAGGTATGGCGGGACGTGCGGGCCAAATTGTTGACCTGGCGCAACGCGCCGCCGTGCCGGTTGTGGAGAATATCCCCCTCGCGCGGGCGCTTTTCCAGCATGTCGGTTGCGGCGACAGAATACCGGAAGCGTTGTTTGAACCGGTTGCGGCACTCTTGCGCATGGTGTTGGAAATTGACTATGAATGCGATGAAAAAACGGTAAAATCATGA
- a CDS encoding VOC family protein codes for MALSPFHLAIPVDDLPAARRFYRDIFGLAEGRSSDQWVDFDFYGHQLVIHEQAKTPVQQALGTNPVDGHDVPVPHFGIVLSWEEWEALAARLRDFATEFVIEPYVRFKGQVGEQATMFLLDPCGNALEFKAFKDRSQLFAK; via the coding sequence ATGGCCCTGAGCCCGTTTCATTTAGCCATTCCGGTTGACGATCTGCCCGCCGCGCGCCGCTTTTACCGGGATATATTCGGCTTGGCGGAAGGCCGCTCCAGCGATCAGTGGGTGGACTTCGATTTTTACGGTCATCAGTTAGTGATCCATGAACAGGCCAAAACGCCGGTACAGCAGGCACTGGGCACCAATCCGGTGGATGGCCATGACGTTCCCGTGCCGCATTTTGGCATTGTTTTATCTTGGGAAGAGTGGGAAGCGCTGGCGGCGCGGCTGCGCGATTTCGCTACGGAATTCGTTATCGAACCTTATGTTCGGTTTAAAGGTCAGGTCGGTGAACAAGCGACCATGTTTCTGCTCGACCCTTGCGGCAATGCGCTGGAATTCAAAGCCTTTAAGGACAGAAGCCAGCTGTTTGCCAAATAA
- a CDS encoding LysR family transcriptional regulator: MLRELHTFIAVTRYGTFSAAGQRIGLTQSAVSAQIRLLEQHLGMLLFDRSGRAAVLNANGQRVLPLAQEIMTLFGRMRQPATVSEYRGTIRIGAISTTQTGLLPQVLLRLQRQAPDLETQIIPGVSFNLLNQVEAGNIDLAVVIKPDFVLTKDLYSEPLLREPFVLVTPLGMKGEDPLALLRAAPFIRYDRTSFGGRMVSQFLRRERLTPKIALEIDEIDAIVRMVEHNLGVALVPLAGQWRERAERVRVVPLGESLTFYRELIVVMRYSWRQSPLHQLITGFLRAAATEAQTG, encoded by the coding sequence ATGCTGCGCGAACTGCACACCTTCATCGCCGTGACCCGCTATGGCACGTTTTCAGCGGCCGGCCAGCGCATTGGCCTGACGCAATCGGCGGTTAGCGCCCAGATTCGTCTGCTGGAGCAACATCTCGGCATGCTGCTGTTCGATCGCAGCGGCCGTGCGGCCGTGCTCAATGCCAACGGGCAGCGGGTGCTGCCGCTCGCGCAGGAAATCATGACGCTTTTCGGCCGCATGCGCCAGCCGGCGACCGTCAGCGAATACCGCGGCACGATCAGGATTGGCGCCATTTCCACCACCCAAACCGGGTTGCTGCCGCAGGTACTGCTGCGCCTGCAGCGCCAGGCGCCGGATCTGGAAACCCAAATCATTCCCGGCGTCTCGTTTAATCTGCTCAATCAGGTCGAGGCGGGTAATATCGATTTGGCCGTGGTGATTAAACCGGATTTCGTGTTAACCAAAGACCTTTACAGCGAACCGCTGCTGCGCGAGCCGTTTGTGCTGGTCACACCATTGGGTATGAAAGGAGAGGATCCGCTGGCGCTGCTGCGCGCTGCGCCGTTTATCCGTTATGATCGCACGTCGTTTGGCGGCAGGATGGTCAGTCAATTTTTGCGGCGCGAGCGCTTGACGCCAAAAATAGCGCTGGAAATTGATGAGATTGACGCGATTGTGCGCATGGTGGAGCACAATCTTGGCGTGGCTTTGGTGCCGTTGGCGGGGCAATGGCGCGAGCGTGCCGAACGCGTGCGCGTCGTGCCGCTGGGGGAGTCGTTGACTTTCTACCGTGAATTGATTGTCGTCATGCGTTACAGTTGGCGTCAATCGCCGCTGCATCAGCTGATAACCGGTTTCCTGCGCGCCGCGGCGACAGAGGCCCAGACCGGCTAA